From the genome of Acidobacteriota bacterium, one region includes:
- a CDS encoding PIN domain-containing protein — translation MNNLVIVDTSAWIFALRKNYNLKIKNRIEQLLRDNEIAIIPIIKLELLAGTRTEKEFSRLKMRLDALTQVEIDEEKWQEAYKIAFQLRRKDIDIPFIDIIIISCAKIVGALIVHADKHFDLVGKYIDLKLQSYASELI, via the coding sequence ATGAATAATCTGGTAATAGTGGATACTTCAGCGTGGATTTTTGCTTTGAGAAAAAATTATAATCTAAAAATAAAAAATAGGATTGAACAATTGCTAAGGGATAATGAAATTGCTATTATTCCCATTATAAAGCTCGAACTTCTGGCTGGTACAAGAACTGAGAAAGAGTTTTCTCGGTTAAAAATGAGATTGGATGCTCTAACGCAGGTTGAAATCGATGAGGAGAAATGGCAAGAAGCTTATAAAATAGCATTTCAATTAAGGAGAAAAGATATTGATATTCCTTTTATAGATATTATTATAATCTCTTGCGCTAAAATAGTAGGAGCTCTGATAGTTCATGCGGATAAACATTTTGACCTTGTAGGAAAATATATAGATCTAAAATTACAAAGTTATGCATCCGAATTAATTTAA